One segment of Erigeron canadensis isolate Cc75 chromosome 2, C_canadensis_v1, whole genome shotgun sequence DNA contains the following:
- the LOC122589330 gene encoding dolichyl-diphosphooligosaccharide--protein glycosyltransferase subunit 4A-like yields MITDGDLGFIANFLGIFIFALVIAYHYVLADPKYEGN; encoded by the coding sequence ATGATTACTGACGGAGATTTGGGATTCATTGCCAACTTCTTGGGGATATTCATATTCGCGCTTGTCATAGCATATCACTACGTGCTGGCTGACCCTAAGTATGAAGGAAATTAA
- the LOC122590277 gene encoding methionine--tRNA ligase, chloroplastic/mitochondrial, whose protein sequence is MAAVVGSSSSRMMMIQHSLHSHLSTNNLTTFLSSTSFSILKTPQIKTPTKWVSLSSKKGRPTALYCTCSSTKKEEDDHPFVVTTPLYYVNAPPHMGSAYSTIAADAIARFQRLIGKKVIFITGTDEHGEKIATAAAAGGNTPKDHCDRISQSYRALWKDLDISYDKFIRTTDSKHEALVEEFYSKVLANGDIYRADYEGLYCVSCEEYKDEKELLENNCCPMHLKPCVARKEDNYFFSLSKYQKRLEEILEHNPHFVQPEYRLNEVQNWMKTGLRDFSISRASVDWGIRVPNDPKQTIYVWFDALLGYISALSEEQEQPSLQTAISSGWPASLHLIGKDILRFHAVYWPAMLMSAGLSLPKTVFGHGFLTKDGMKMGKSLGNTLEPNELVHRFGSDAVRYFFLREVEFGNDGDYSEERFINIVNAHLANIIGNLLNRTLGLLKKNCQSTLVADSTVAAEGNVFKDTVEKLVEKSKVQYESLLLSSACESVLEIGNAGNLYIDGHAPWSLFKQGGASFDSAAKDLVLILEAMRIIAVALSPVTPRLCLRIYQQLGYTEEQFNAATWNDTKWGGLKGGQVMAPPIPIFARIEIATEAEGGAPVEKKVSKKKEKPPRSQSTVGA, encoded by the exons ATGGCAGCGGTAGTaggtagtagtagtagtaggatgatgatgatacaaCACTCTCTTCATTCCCACCTTTCAACAAACAATCTTACCACTTTCCTCTCCTCAACATCTTTTTCAATCCTTAAAACCCCTCAAATAAAAACCCCCACAAAATGGGTCTCATTATCTTCAAAAAAAGGAAGACCTACAGCTTTATATTGCACTTGTAGTAgcacaaaaaaagaagaagatgaccATCCATTTGTGGTCACAACCCCTCTTTATTACGTAAATGCCCCTCCGCATATGGGCAGTGCCTATTCCACTATTGCTGCTGATGCTATTGCTCGTTTTCAG AGGCTTATTGGAAAGAAGGTTATATTCATCACTGGCACAGATGAGCATGGAGAGAAAATAGCTACTGCAGCGGCTGCAGGTGGCAACACCCCAAAAGATCACTGTGACAGAATTTCACAGTCTTACAGGGCGTTGTGGAAAGAT CTAGATATATCTTATGATAAGTTCATTCGCACAACCGATTCTAAGCATGAAGCTCTTGTGGAAGAATTTTATTCAAAGGTTCTAGCCAATGGCGATATTTATCGCGCTGATTATGAAGGACTCTATTGTGTCAGTTGTGAGGAGTACAAG GATGAAAAAGAGTTGCTCGAAAACAATTGCTGTCCAATGCACTTAAAGCCATGTGTCGCAAGGAAAGAAGACAATTACTTTTTTTCCTTGTCAAAGTATCAGAAAAGGCTGGAAGAGATTTTAGAGCACAATCCACATTTTGTTCAACCAGAGTATCGTTTAAATGAG GTTCAAAATTGGATGAAAACTGGGCTCAGAGATTTTTCAATTTCCCGAGCTTCAGTCGATTGGGGTATTAGAGTTCCTAATGATCCAAAACAAACCATTTATGTCTGGTTTGATGCATTACTAGG TTATATATCAGCATTATCAGAGGAGCAGGAGCAACCTAGTTTACAAACTGCAATTTCTTCAGGCTGGCCTGCTTCGCTGCACTTGATTGGCAAG GATATATTGCGGTTTCACGCAGTTTATTGGCCAGCTATGTTAATGTCGGCTGGACTAAGCCTTCCTAAAACTGTCTTTGGCCATGGGTTTCTGACAAAG GATGGTATGAAGATGGGAAAATCACTTGGGAATACTCTTGAACCAAACGAGTTAGTGCACAGATTCGGGTCTGATGCTGTCAGGTACTTTTTTCTCAGAGAGGTTgaatttggaaatgatggagattaCTCTGAGGAGCGTTTCATTAACATTGTCAATGCACATCTCGCCAATATCATTG GAAATCTTCTTAATCGTACGCTTGGACTTTTGAAAAAGAATTGCCAATCAACTTTGGTTGCTGATTCGACTGTTGCAGCCGAAGGAAATGTCTTCAAGGACACTGTAGAAAAGCTG GTTGAAAAGTCAAAGGTTCAGTACGAAAGCTTGTTGCTGTCTTCCGCTTGTGAAAGTGTGCTGGAAATCGGTAATGCTGGTAACTTATACATTGATGGACATGCACCATGGTCTCTCTTTAAACAAGGAGGCGCATCCTTCGATTCTGCTGCAAAG GATCTTGTACTTATATTGGAAGCAATGAGGATTATTGCAGTTGCATTGTCTCCTGTCACACCACGCTTATGTCTCAGAATATATCAACAACTTGGCTACACCGAAGAACAATTCAATGCTGCTACATGG AATGATACAAAATGGGGTGGGCTAAAGGGTGGTCAGGTAATGGCTCCACCGATCCCCATCTTTGCTAGGATTGAAATTGCGACAGAAGCTGAAGGTGGAGCCCCTGTGGAGAAGAAAGTTTCcaagaagaaagaaaagccACCGCGTAGCCAAAGTACTGTTGGGGCCTAA
- the LOC122590278 gene encoding F-box protein At1g30790-like: protein MGLEETEEDNTRPVSIPHELISEILTRLPVKSLARFQSVSTQWDSTITHPSFCISHLTHSASRASTTLILTFINRFTSDRNIFSVSIPPNGNGSGVNPTRVLTIPGFAHPFVSQSLNGLICLNMGSMCVCNPSTRKFVKLPWTQTEVADKRCLQPQVAPIRHRANAFGFDPVTNAHKVLDTWITCHDNDENGIIIEQRVFTIGTGCDKWRRIAEGPSYFPFNESVCINGKIYFRAYPSMIASEKPVMVVFDVHSEEFQFIQMNDDLISDSEDTVLMEHDGHLAIVDHQGVTNGEVNAIQMRVLIDEKDGKWVKKCVKIPEKHSEMKDRQRFIFTGTTFTGEMIFAERKLVNPFHVFFYDIKKNEAKKVKICGLTEFDFSYSNVLMNVTSVNEHVESIKSLT, encoded by the coding sequence ATGGGTTTAGAAGAAACAGAAGAAGATAACACCCGACCCGTATCCATACCACATGAGCTCATATCCGAAATCCTCACACGACTGCCAGTCAAGTCACTGGCCCGTTTCCAATCGGTTTCGACACAATGGGACTCCACCATAACCCACCCATCATTCTGCATATCACACTTGACCCACTCGGCCTCTCGTGCTTCCACCACCCTCATTCTAACCTTCATCAACCGGTTCACCTCCGATCGAAACATTTTTTCTGTTAGCATTCCTCCAAACGGAAACGGGTCGGGTGTAAACCCGACCCGTGTCCTTACCATCCCCGGGTTTGCCCATCCGTTTGTCTCGCAATCACTCAATGGGTTGATATGTTTGAATATGGGATCCATGTGTGTTTGTAATCCTTCCACTCGTAAATTTGTTAAGCTTCCTTGGACGCAAACAGAGGTTGCTGACAAAAGGTGTCTGCAGCCTCAGGTTGCGCCCATACGTCACCGGGCAAACGCATTTGGGTTTGACCCGGTGACAAATGCACATAAAGTGCTGGATACTTGGATTACTTGTCATGACAATGATGAAAATGGAATCATTATAGAGCAGAGGGTATTTACTATCGGGACGGGGTGTGACAAGTGGCGGAGGATCGCAGAGGGCCCATCATATTTCCCGTTCAATGAAAGTGTATGTATAAATGGCAAGATCTACTTCAGGGCTTACCCAAGTATGATCGCTTCAGAAAAGCCTGTTATGGTTGTTTTTGATGTTCATTCCGAAGAATTTCAGTTCATTCAAATGAATGATGATCTCATTTCGGATTCGGAAGACACTGTTTTGATGGAACATGATGGGCATTTAGCCATTGTGGACCATCAAGGCGTAACAAACGGTGAAGTAAACGCTATCCAAATGAGGGTACTAATAGACGAGAAAGATGGCAAATGGGTTAAGAAGTGTGTCAAGATTCCAGAAAAGCATAGTGAGATGAAGGATCGTCAGAGATTCATATTTACCGGGACTACGTTTACAGGAGAGATGATTTTTGCAGAGAGAAAGTTGGTTAATCCTTTCCATGTATTCTTCTATGACATCAAGAAAAATGAAGCTAAGAAGGTGAAGATTTGCGGGCTGACAGAGTTCGACTTTAGTTACAGCAATGTTCTCATGAATGTTACTAGTGTTAATGAGCATGTAGAAAGCATCAAGTCTTTAACTTAG
- the LOC122587984 gene encoding zinc finger MYM-type protein 1-like: MCFDHCHHRRRRQKWLNSDVPPSSLFSAEAALQGGCMGPSPRHESNNNNEHNIDENNREENNVDENNVDENNDQENNIDENENEDSRTFEDNENQNPTEENNRNLENDCDVGVNYNIFDVRVWDGLNSKMKDLLAIKWPVRETNLSYPVDKVGRRFSCLHYVRNLRNGDTSDRKWLAYSKEVDKVFCFCCKLFKTATTRIQLGSEGVNDWKHLSDTLKKHENSSEHMINLRTWSELRLRLSTNQTIDKELQEVIKRDTEIWKEVLVRIIALVECLATYNLPFRGTNEKLSEKCNGNFLGILQMIAKFDSVMKEHFRRIENKEIQYHYLSHKIQNELIEMLAFEVKNEIIKKIKEAKYFSVILDCTPDISHKEQMTLIIRCVDMSSVPMKVEECFLEFLVVEDTSGLGLFNVLQEVLKSLDLDIKYVRLQGYDNGSNMKGKHQGVQKRLLDINPRAFYMPCGCHCLNLVLCDMANSCHKTKTYFGTCQTIYTVFSNSTKRWSVLLDYVDDLTLKSLSTTRWESRAESVKAIITQIPQIRKALIHLNEISDDPKVCGDTDSLINGEFSSFEFILSLVIWHDILLKINLVSKSLQSKDMLLDVAIKSLDGLVNFFNIYRNIGLDRAIIEAKKIAEVIDIEPEFIVKRVSYRKKQFDEIPNTEKEQQSAKENFRTNYFLVLVDMALSQITTRFEQMKHFESIFGFMFNASKLYYLDDELLKTSCLNLEY, from the exons ATGTGTTTTGATCACTgtcatcatcgtcgtcgtcgtcaGAAGTGGCTAAACTCCGACGTGCCACCATCTTCCTTGTTTTCCGCAGAGGCGGCCTTGCAAGGGGGCTGTATGGGCCCAAGCCCAAG GCatgaaagtaataataataatgaacatAACATTGATGAAAATAATCGTGAAGAAAATAATGTTGACGAAAATAATGTTGATGAAAATAATGATCAAGAAAATAAtattgatgaaaatgaaaacgaaGATTCTAGAACCTTTGAAGATAATGAAAATCAAAATCCTACCGAAGAAAATAATCGAAATCTTGAAAATGACTGTGATGTTGGagttaattataatatttttgatgtgaGAGTTTGGGATGGTTTAAATTCAAAAATGAAAGATTTACTTGCAATAAAATGGCCAGTAAGAGAAACTAATTTAAGTTATCCAGTAGATAAAGTAGGTAGACGCTTCTCTTGTTTGCATTATGTACGTAATCTACGAAATGGTGATACAAGTGATAGAAAATGGTTGGCTTACTCAAAAGAGGTCGAtaaagtattttgtttttgctgTAAGTTATTTAAGACTGCCACAACTAGAATTCAACTAGGGAGTGAAGGAGTAAATGATTGGAAACATCTTAGTGATACTTTAAAAAAGCATGAAAATAGTTCTGAACATATGATTAATTTAAGAACTTGGTCTGAGCTGCGGTTAAGGTTAagtacaaatcaaacaattgaTAAAGAGTTACAAGAAGTTATTAAAAGGGATACCGAAATTTGGAAAGAAGTATTAGTAAGAATAATTGCTCTTGTTGAATGTCTAGCAACATATAATTTGCCATTTCGTGGTACAAATGAAAAGCTTAGTGAAAAATGTAATGGAAACTTTTTAGGAATACTTCAAATGATTGCTAAGTTTGATTCAGTAATGAAAGAACATTTTCGTAgaatagaaaacaaagaaatCCAGTATCATTATCTTAGccataaaattcaaaatgaaTTGATTGAAATGTTAGCATTCGaagtaaaaaatgaaataattaaaaaaatcaaagaggCAAAGTATTTTTCAGTAATTCTTGATTGCACCCCTGATATAAGTCACAAGGAACAAATGACTTTAATTATAAGATGTGTTGATATGTCCAGCGTACCTATGAAAGTAGAAGAGTGTTTTTTAGAGTTTTTAGTTGTAGAAGATACATCGGGTTTAGGTCTTTTTAATGTGCTACAAGAAGTATTAAAATCTCTTGATTTAGATATTAAATATGTAAGATTACAAGGATATGATAATGGATCTAATATGAAGGGAAAACATCAAGGTGTACAAAAAAGATTACTTGATATAAATCCTAGAGCTTTTTATATGCCATGTGGTTGTCATTGTTTAAATTTAGTATTGTGTGATATGGCAAATTCTTgtcataaaacaaaaacatatttcGGAACTTGTCAAACGATATATACGGTGTTTTCTAATTCTACCAAACGATGGAGTGTATTACTTGATTATGTTGATGATTTGACTTTGAAATCATTATCTACTACTCGATGGGAAAGTCGTGCAGAAAGTGTTAAAGCTATAATAACTCAAATTCCTCAAATAAGAAAAGCTTTAATACATTTAAATGAAATAAGTGATGATCCAAAAGTGTGTGGAGATACTGATTCATTGATAAATGGTGAATTTTCAAGTTTTGAGTTTATTCTAAGTTTGGTTATTTGGCATGatattttacttaaaataaatttagttAGTAAAAGTTTACAATCAAAAGATATGCTTCTTGATGTTGCGATTAAAAGTTTGGATGGattggttaatttttttaatatttataggAACATTGGACTTGATAGAGCTATTATTGAAGCTAAAAAAATTGCTGAAGTCATTGATATTGAACCTGAATTTATTGTTAAACGTGTTTCTTATAGGAAAAAACAATTTGATGAGATTCCAAATACCGAAAAAGAACAACAATCTGCTAAAGAaaattttagaaccaattaCTTCCTTGTGTTAGTTGATATGGCTCTTTCACAAATAACTACTAGATTTGAACAAATGAAACATTTTGAATCTATTTTTGGTTTCATGTTTAATGCATCAAAGTTGTATTATTTAGATGATGAGTTATTAAAAACAAGTTGTTTGAATCttgaatattaa